One genomic window of Luteitalea pratensis includes the following:
- a CDS encoding very short patch repair endonuclease: MSRIKSGDTKPEIAVRSILHKLGYRFRLHDRSLPGRPDIVLKRHRVVVFVHGCFWHRHRGCPFAYTPKSNVPFWTAKFTDNVARDQVSTRQLRRDGWRVLVVWECRLRHPSRLRSDIQRFFRSVKSAQDPRTSQP; encoded by the coding sequence ATGTCCCGGATCAAATCTGGCGACACAAAGCCTGAGATTGCCGTCCGATCGATCCTGCATAAGCTGGGCTACAGATTCCGGCTTCACGACCGGAGTCTTCCTGGTCGACCGGACATAGTCCTGAAACGGCACCGCGTCGTTGTTTTTGTGCACGGTTGTTTCTGGCATCGACATCGTGGTTGCCCGTTCGCCTATACGCCTAAGAGCAATGTCCCGTTCTGGACGGCCAAGTTCACCGACAACGTTGCCCGCGACCAAGTGTCGACTCGCCAACTGCGCCGCGACGGCTGGAGGGTCCTTGTGGTCTGGGAGTGCCGCCTGCGGCACCCGTCGCGCCTGCGAAGCGACATCCAGCGCTTTTTCCGGTCCGTCAAGTCCGCTCAAGATCCGCGGACTTCGCAGCCCTGA